CTGGATTTGGTTCGGCAATCCAGAGTCCTTGTGCTCCGTATCGCCTCAGACATGGAGTTCTGGCCATAAGCGGCAGTGGCAGTATTACACGATGCTACGATACTCGCACGTACATACAACCTCTACATACCTAcgagagaagcaggaaaAAAGATCCGGTCAATGTCGCGGCAACTCGAGCCGGTTCTTCCGCCGCTCGCGTTGCAAATTTAACGGCAGACAAGTTGGTGCTACTGCTACTTCGTACCTGGACATGTATGTATAGCCGGGGTAAGCTGCTTGGTGATTCATGGGTGCTTGTTGAAAGCAGCACCCCCGGTCGTCAATTGCTGCCCGAGAGTGGCCTCTGCTCCTCGGATGGCGCCATTCATAATCAAGAAAGTCCTGAtgcttgtctctcttcgTTGCCGCCCCTGACGCATCAATCGCAGCTCGCTAGTGTACTCGCACTCCGTACAGTCGCTGTGCTACCACTGCTAGCATCAATTACAGCTCGATTGCTAcgccgtacgagtactagcACGATGGCCCGGTGGAGGTGCAATTACCTTAACTACCCCTGCGCCAATCAAACTGGTCTCCAGTTCACTTCAACAATGAGACCATTTTCGACTTTCGCCCAAAGTGCGGAACCCGATTCGATCCATggatgaatggatggatggatggacagTTGCTGGTGTACTCGTATTGGGCGTGTGTGCATGtgctcctccatctcgaccaCATTCATGTCTTGGAGGTCTCACGGAGCCATCAACCCCATCCAGTGAATGAATCCTACCTACATGGACTCGTACATCTGTTCCATGCCGGCTCTACTATTGCCGCCGACCGGAAGCAGGCTGCAGTTGGGGCAACACAGCACACGACTGGAGCTGCATCGCCAGGTCTGATATCATGCAGCCTCGCGTGGACTTTTGCAGGCGATTGGTATCGGGCGTGCATACAAACATGGGCGTGGATCAAAACCAAGTTGAGGTCTCTGTCATGCAGATGTTGAGACGGGCGGCAATGCGACCGGCAGGCCGACCCGATTACTCACATGCAACCTACTGTACAGTGTTGTTGGCCTCACGATAGAGGCTGAGGCAGCAGATCAAGCGCTTGATGAGCCTGTATTTGGTATTTGGTACACGTACGTCGCAGATGAAGCGCCAAAAAGAGGGCCCTGGTTGGACATTGTTGCCAACGACCAACATCACAGCCGCTCGACTCGAGCCAGTCTAAAACCTCGAAAATAGCAGATGCCGCCCGCTGCGAGGATGCTATGCCTACTAGCATCTCGACTACTGCTTGAAAGTGAGGAAATGATTGGGTCTTGGTGCATCTTGACGCGCGCGCTCGCACAACTACACGAGCGAGTCAGGCTTCGTTTCCCAGCTCTGCGACACCAGCTTCTGTCTCGGAGCCCGTTTCGCCCGTCGAATCGTGAGCGAGTCGTGGCGCCGCAGTCCTCTTTTCGGTCCGGTGCCGATTTCTTGGGTCCCAGCCTAGACGATCCGTCGCAGGTGGATCGCGACTCTGTGAAGCCAATTTTATACGGAATGACCCTGGACAACACTGGAGGCGTGGACGTCATTAGCAATTTGCCAGACCCGGCATCTGGGGtaagctttttcttttcatattttttttcttcttctgtcaCTTTTTTCAATGTCAATCATGTCTCTCAGGCGGACAAACTTTCGGGTTTTCTCGCTCTtccatttctctctctaaTAGCCCCTGTCGTTCCCAGCACTATATTGACGAGTCAAGGGCTGTTGTTCTGACCCGACAGAGTAATTATATGTCCAGACTGATTATGCTACCGCATGCGTACTAAGACAACATGCACATATTATACATCTCGTGCTCCATCTGTACAGATAGAATGAACAGACTCCATACCCGAAGCTAGCATGGACCGCATCCTCGGGGAAGCTTCTGCTTGAATTGCCCTATCGCGTCCTtcgcatctcatctcaagCAGCATCAGGCATCGGGCATGGATATATTCTTCCGCAATCAATTGAAATGAAGCTCAAGCCAAAAAGCTCCATCTCGCGCCACTTATCGACCTTCTAGAATGATTGCTCTCCACATTCGACACCTCCACACGCACCGTCTCCActggcctcttcatctcccctcCCGGTTGACCATTTGCCCCCTTGTCCCCCTTTTAGCCCTTGGCGAAAGCTCTTTTGCGCGAAAGTGCTACATGTTCAAGCATATTTGCGACCCAAAAACGTCATCAACAGTTGTACCTGTACCCGTAATACGGGGTACGACAGGCCGGTTCGATAAAGATTCTCATCGCAATAGTGTGTTTCCGATGATGCACCTGAATCTTTGTCTTGGCGCCCCCTCTCTGCCCTGCTGCAAATATCAATTGATTGTTTTTTAGCTTCATTATCAATTTGCAAAATTGGCGTATTTCGCTCAGCCATCACGAATCTCGcagagtacgagtattacacgtactcgtactgtagcaTCGGATTACCACCCTACGTTGGCTTACTACCTGATACAGAGAACCAACATCCTATTCTGTAACTCGTACCTGCAGTACTGAAGAATCTAAAATCAGTGCCGATGTTACAGCTCAGGTAGTGGAAGTGCTGCTAGCTCAGCTGAGATGGTCCCAGCAACATATGTAAAACAGCTGGCCTCCGTCTAATAGCTGGTTTCATCAAAGTCAAGCCACGGCAAGCAGACTACGGGGATTTCGATATCAGCATGCACGTAATACGTTCATCCGCTCCCCCCCTCGCcggatttttttcttcttttgctcgaTCCATAACTGCCGGACAGAGAGTGCCCAAATGGGGGAGCCAGTCAGATCCAAACTGGgcagctgctcttctgctGGGAGGCTGACAACGATGCAACTCTGGGGATCCATGATGATACGCAAAATGACTAAATTAGCACCAGTTCGTCACGTCCTTGGCTTGCGGTCGAGAAACGAGCCAAGTGGGGTTTGATCAGCGGTGATGGCTCTGAGCTGAGCTTTAGATGTGTCAGAGAGTTGCCGAGTATAAATGCCAGCTCGCAGCTTACACACGAAAGAAAATATGGAGGCATATTATCGAGGGCTTTAATATGAGCTCTCCGATCGTagttgagagagatgacCAAGACAGAGAGAAACGTTAGATGGAGTGTAGGGAGAATAGCTGGAAGATGCCTCTCCATCCGCAGCATATACTCTACAGCCCGTATACACCGTTGGCGTAGCTACCCTGAGGCTGAAACCAAGAGCTATAGTCCAACCTACGTGTTTCCAATAGCTCAGCCATGCCACCATTTAGACATGTTTTAGCTGTAGGCTGAATcgtggagaagatggcacGAGCGTAAAACAGCGCCAGGCCCTCCAACACTTGGACCGAGCCATAGATGTATACTGGATATACACCCACTTAGTACCATCACCGTACTGTAGGCATCGCTCCTCCGCTACAGTACGCCTGTCTCGCGTCGTTGTGCGCCTATCTCTGGGGATTCTACAAGGGTTCTAATAGGCATCAATTACATCCTTGCCATGCCACGGGTTCTGGGTGAGACATTGACGGTTACTAGTCCGAACTGACACCAAAGCAGTGCCTTTCGCGATAGGGTCCGGGCGTTGTGGACTAGTACGAGTCGTAGAAGCTCGCTTCGGCAAAAGCCAGCAAGGAACAGACGAGAGGCGCGGTCCGAGACAGTGGAGGGAACGGTAGTAGAAGATTCATGTCCTCTCTTAGGGTAGGACAAGATTTGTATTTTGTGTTCTCTGTATAGAGGAGGATGTAATGCTACATACTAACGACGCTTGAGATGTCTTCTCGACtagagcttcttctctgcctcgtcgagctcgtcttcttttgaGACACGCTTGCCCTGGACCGCCTCCTCTGCTTCCGCCACAAGGCTTTCCAGATAGTCCTTGTCCCTATGAAACCAAACATTAATTGGGGTTCTAGAAAccagagatgaagatgtaGAGTGAGGACATACTTTCCAACCAGCGTAACGGTGTTTCGTTTCAAGCCCCATCGAGGATAGCTGCCTACTTTGACGCCGTGaggcttggccttggcttccAACTGGGTGAGGTACTCTGCTATCTCACTCTCTGGTAGAGGTGTGGAAATTAAGATTCGGTGAGTTTCTTTGCCCTCCAGTCTGGGGACGACGTGGGGCTTCAGTCCATCAAGCAGCTTTTGGACTATAAGATACGGAAAACACCTCATTAGCCCAGTTTCCTGTGGAAAGAAATAAAGGATTTGTCACTCACAGAGCAGCGGCACTCCTGGCAGGATATGCACATTCCGGTTGACAACCGCAACGGGAACCCACAGATCTTCCTTCGGGAAGATGAACTGCTCGCTCAGATCGCGGGATTCGTCTGTCGGGAGCTCCACCATGCGCAGCCTAGCCTTGAGGGCCGGCGAATCGACGTTCCAGTCAAAGTTGGGCTGCTTGGGGTGCGGTtttgagagcttcttcatcttctcgtAGGCTTCTTGGTGGAGCTTGAGGGGGAGGTTGAAGGCCTTGGCGATGGACGGGTAAGTGATGTCGTCGTGCCTATGAGATTTGATGACTGCTGTGAGACGGGGGTTCTATAGATGACAGATAGAAGGGCATTCTTACGTTGGGCCGATGCCACCACTAAAGAGTGTTCATGATGATTAGCAAGAGAACAAGATTCGATGTTTCAGTTCTGAGTGGTGAGTCGCTTACCTGGTGATGATAAAATCATAGCGGTTGCTCATTCGGCGCACGGCCTCCATGATTTCgctctcatcgtcttcgatgACCTCGATACGCTTCAAGTTCTACACCGGCACATCACATAGGGTGTCAGCTCATCAGGGTTCTCAAACACCAATATCGAGATGTAAGACTCACGATGCCGAGAGAAAAGCACCATTTTGCAAAGTATGCCGAGTTTGTCTGTGATTCCCGTCAACTCACGCTCCCCCTCTCATTCTACCTCGGCATACTGACATCAACAGTCTATTTGTTTTTCAATTCCATtagcttctcttcatctaGCTCAAATAACGCAGCTCATTTATCTCATACCTTTCCGCCCAGCACTTCATCGCCAATGATTAGGCATGCTGCCGTATGGATGGTGCTGCTTCCGGTGGCTGACATTCTCAGGGAAAAGGCGGCCGGTCGAGCGAAGGATTGGGTGATGAAGGAGGGAGATGTGGCTGTGAGTAAGCGATGAGTTGTAGCCTGTGATAGCCGCGAGAACATGGGTGAAAagaggtggtggagatgggaagACGGGTAAGACGTCAAAGAGGCGTGAATGTCCTCTTATTCTCTTTTTATCTTTGCGTCTTAATTTGCTCTAATTGGGCATCAACAGCCTAAATGatagagagaagaaagaggggtCAATTCCGTATTCAAATAGGTAATTCAAGATCAATTGGAatggaaaatgaaaattCAAGAGTCCGAGCTTCAAGCAAAAACCGGAACCCGCAGCGATGGGACAAAGAGGGCGCGTGAAGACGGCCCGTGACGCCATTTTTTTGCGGGCGAGGCCGGAAAGCCGCTGCGATGGATTACAACTGGATTATGTGGGGGAATAATCAATGGGCTTATAGCGGGGGTGACTTTTGGGGGGGAGCTTTTTATCAGGGCCGGAGCTAAAGTCTAAGGCGAGATCAAACTGCTATGTTAGGCTTCTGGAGGCATCAAATCCCGTCAAATCTCGTGCCACCTTTGGTCTACACTGGATTTGTATTGCTTCAATTCTCCCGGGAGGCTTGACattaccagcagcagcttctttccAGCTTCACAAACTCCTACCTAGCCATGGCGAGTCCCTCCCATCACAACCCCGCCATGTCGAAGATACCCCTCTAACTCGAGGGTAAAACAGGCTTCCGAATCCAGGCTCTACAACATCTCCGGCGAGACCAAAGAGCACTTGCGCAAGTTTCGCTTGACGACGTCTCGGGCGAGCAAGCCTCAAGCAGttatatgtatgtacgtCGCGgtcctctctcttctgtAGTTGTGGCGGTTGCAGCGAGAGTCATGGCTatggggaggagagagtTGAACATACGATGCTAACTAGAGGCTTTTTGAAATGCATAGACCTGATTGATAAAACAACCCACGAAATCCACCAGGATGCAGACAAGGTTACATACACATCCCTCGACGAGATCGCCGACGACCTGCCCGACCACGCCCCTCGattcatcctcctcagctATCCCTTGACAATGGTGAGCCCGATGCCCCTCCCTTTCCACGTGGACTCTACCTACCATATGCCGATATACATATTCAGCGTTGCTAACCAACTACTTCACTATGTAGCCCGACGGACGGTTATCCGTACCCTATGTTCTGCTGTACTACCTCCCCATCACATGCAATGCCGAGACGAGGATGCTCTACGCCGGCGCCAAGGAGCTGATACGCAACACGGCCGAGGTGAACAAGGTTATTGATATAGAATCGACAGAGGATTTGGAGGAAGTTCCAACGCAGCTAACCACGtagaattattaataaaataaaacgGAGACTATCGCATTTGCTATGCCTGATTTCGTTATTTATCCAATTATATACAATATTTTTTCCTTCTGTTCTGGTATTAGACAAGTCTATTCCGGCAGCACgctcttctcatccaagcCCAGCTGCCGTCCTACATTCCTCACCACCTGCTTAAACGCAATACAAGCCGGGCTATCGGGGAACGAGTCAAAGAAGCTCTCTCCGTAATCGCATGCCATGCGTATCCTCGGGTCCAGAGGCACCGACCCCAAGAACGGAATGtccatctcctccgccaGCGCTCGACCACCACCTGTGCTGGCCTTGAAGATTTGGCTTTCGCCTTTGCAGTTGGGGCACACGAATGCGCTCATGTTCTCCGCCAGGCCCAGGATCCTGATGCCGGCCTTGCGGCAAAAGTCGATTTCCTTGCGCACGTCCAGCAGCGCAACCTCCTGCGGCGTTGTTACCACCACGGCGCCGTCAATCCCGCTCTCCTTTAGGAACGAGTTGACGCTCAGATGCTCGTCGCTCGTCCCCGGCGGCGTATCGACCAGTAGGAAATCCAATTCTCCCCACTCCACGTCCTTTAGAAACTGCTTAATCAGTCCATTCTTCTTCGGGCCTCTCCAGATGATCGCGGCATCTCTATCTGGCAGCATAAACTGTATTGACATGACCGCCAGGTTCTCCGTCACCCACACGGGCGACATGCCCGTAGCGCTGACGTGAATAGTCTCGTCCTCCACGCCCAGCATCTTGGCCGTGCTGGGGCCCGTAATGTCGGCGTCCATGACGCCCACCGTGCTGTCCGGGTTCGTTGAAAAGGCGTGAGCGAGAAGGTTGGTAAACGTGCTCTTTCCGACGCCGCCCTTTCCGCTTAGCACCAGAATCTTGTGCTTGACGTGCTCCAGCCGCGCCGTGATGATCGGGATGTCTGGATCGGGACCCTTGGGGGCAGATGCGCAGATGGCCTGGTTAGGACAGCCATcgcatgatgatgctgttccGGCACGCTCAGATTCGGGGCCTGGACAGTGTTCTGGCTCGGGAGCAACGAGCTGGGGCTTCTGTTTGAGAGGGTTGGCGAGGACgtcggcgatggcctcgggTTCCTCTAATGATGGCGCCATTGCGGCGGCTGGATGTATAAAGGTCCTAACTTGCAGTGATGGTCTGTTGTGGTTTCAACGGTCGCAAGATTCGGGTCCTTTCTTCTTGCGGAGTAGAGTGATGAAGTTCGTACTGGGTATCCAAGGTCCTATGATGTTGTATGAAGTGGGAGAATTGTTGATTCTTCGGGCCGGAATTGGAGGGTGGATGGAAGCTTAATAATGTGAGCTGCCTCAGTGGATAGCTGGAGTTGGTAATCCAGCCTGGCCGAGATCGGGATCACAACACAACAGCACTATTAGAGCTAGCGAATGAAAATATGAAGCAATGAACTCTGTAGAACTCTATGATATGATATTGAATCGCACCAATGCCGTGGGAGTTATGGAATATGAGGCCTTCGATTTTCATGAGAATGATACAGGGTAAGAAGTGAAGACGCTGAATGCGCTAG
This genomic stretch from Trichoderma breve strain T069 chromosome 1, whole genome shotgun sequence harbors:
- a CDS encoding putative molybdopterin binding domain-containing protein, yielding MFSRLSQATTHRLLTATSPSFITQSFARPAAFSLRMSATGSSTIHTAACLIIGDEVLGGKTNSAYFAKWCFSLGINLKRIEVIEDDESEIMEAVRRMSNRYDFIITSGGIGPTHDDITYPSIAKAFNLPLKLHQEAYEKMKKLSKPHPKQPNFDWNVDSPALKARLRMVELPTDESRDLSEQFIFPKEDLWVPVAVVNRNVHILPGVPLLFQKLLDGLKPHVVPRLEGKETHRILISTPLPESEIAEYLTQLEAKAKPHGVKVGSYPRWGLKRNTVTLVGKDKDYLESLVAEAEEAVQGKRVSKEDELDEAEKKL
- a CDS encoding NUBPL iron-transfer p-loop NTPase domain-containing protein, which produces MAPSLEEPEAIADVLANPLKQKPQLVAPEPEHCPGPESERAGTASSCDGCPNQAICASAPKGPDPDIPIITARLEHVKHKILVLSGKGGVGKSTFTNLLAHAFSTNPDSTVGVMDADITGPSTAKMLGVEDETIHVSATGMSPVWVTENLAVMSIQFMLPDRDAAIIWRGPKKNGLIKQFLKDVEWGELDFLLVDTPPGTSDEHLSVNSFLKESGIDGAVVVTTPQEVALLDVRKEIDFCRKAGIRILGLAENMSAFVCPNCKGESQIFKASTGGGRALAEEMDIPFLGSVPLDPRIRMACDYGESFFDSFPDSPACIAFKQVVRNVGRQLGLDEKSVLPE
- a CDS encoding cofilin/tropomyosin-type actin-binding protein domain-containing protein; translation: MLGFWRHQIPSNLVPPLVYTGFASESRLYNISGETKEHLRKFRLTTSRASKPQAVIYLIDKTTHEIHQDADKVTYTSLDEIADDLPDHAPRFILLSYPLTMPDGRLSVPYVLLYYLPITCNAETRMLYAGAKELIRNTAEVNKVIDIESTEDLEEVPTQLTT